ttctttgtttgttttatttgacagaACCTTGTACACAGAAAGCGCGGCAGCGATCGGGACTTACACAGGGATCCTTAAAGACCAGCTTTATCATTCCTGGAACCAGAAATAAAACCCGCTAATACTCAGCGCTAACTCCCGAGACTGAAACAACATCTAAATATCACACAAGActctttattttgtataacaCGATTGTCGACTTTACAAAACAGCTGGAATCTGAAGCCTTCAAAGTGCTTTGTTTGTTATCTGCTATTGCAAATGAAAGTATTAAAAGTTCTTAAACATTCTCGAGTTGTTTCACGCTACATCTTGTGCGTTATATTTCCTTCCCTCGCCACAACATAGGATTCCTTTACTGTTTCagaagttatcttttttttttcaatgagacTGTACCACAAACAATGCATTGAGTGTAAATTGttcttgaaataaaatgtttactttgtaaaaaaaaacaaaagatgtttgcagtaaattatttttaaaagtatgttttaaaccGTCTGCAATATCAACACGTTAAATGTTTCTTGTAGGTATGAGGAAAGTGAACTGCGAAGTTACTGTGTAAATGTAGTGTGAAAGGTTAATACCGAGCGATACATACAGACTCCCAGCTTCATTCAGGTGCAGCAGATTTTGGTCTAGAGATCTTTTAACAAAACCCAGCTCTCCATTGCAAAACGATATCGTACCATCTCAGCATGGGTTACCTTAGCTAAACATCcgaaatactgtgtgtgtgtgtgcgtgcatatgcacgcatatatatatatatatatatatatataatatatattatatatatatatatagatatatatatatgtaacacaaatataattaatatattaattaacgATGACAATGTACAAATTACAATATTAAACATTCCGAGACACGTCGCAgagtgattttcttttctttaaaaagtttttattgggGCTCCTGAATTAAatcttaacatttaaaaacagtttcatcTCCTATAAAATCAGCAGCTGTATTTGCCAGGAGATGAAATGTAAAAATAGAATACGACTTGTCCAGTTACTGtcataaagatttttaaaaaatgtgaaataaataatcataaataTTAAACACCATATTTAAGAATAACAGACATGTTGTTTTAATTGAACAAgacataaacattttaaaacaatatagcaAAGTGTATTGACATTGAAATGCAGGCAACAACAAAAGAGGTCTGTTCACTGTCAAAACAGAACTTAAACACTGGGAGCCTTAAATAAAATGGTGGCGTTCGTGAAAAGTCTGCGACTTTGACATCTTCCCAGAAAAATACTGCGCCCCGCTTTGTGACGATGGATTCCTGCATCGCGACATAACCCTCAGGGCGGGACCCTGTGTGTGCTTCTCCAGGTACTGCTCAGCAGTGAAGGCGATGGTGCAGTGAGGGTATTTTAAGTTAATGTTACTCATCTCAGTAGTACATTCTTATTTTTGTAGTAGggcatttgtaaatgtttagttATTTTGTGTGTTATAACACTTCCCTCCCCCTTGTGCGTGAATCCTAACACACAACTATAGCAATCATAGCTTCGTAGTTGCGTTTCATGATCTTGTAGCGCACTTTCTCCCACTCTTGCAGCTCTGCCCATTCTTGCTTGGAGAAATAAACCTTCAGCTCCTTGTACTTGTGTAcgtgtcacacacacagacacacacacacacacacagtcacacacacacacacactcacactcacacacacacacacacacacacacgtgtcagCGAGGTGAGTGGtgagaaaacaacacacacacgacGTGAGTGTGTGAATCTGTGGTGTAAGTGTGAGTAGGAGAGTGTgttcacacacaccacacacactgcaaacagtGAGTgtagagtgtgtgtatgtggtttcacacccacatcactctcacacacacacacacacacacacacacatcacactcacacacacacacacacacacacacactcaaagaggtgtgtgggtgtgagtgcagagtgtgtgtgtgtgtaagttgtgtgtgtgtgggtgtgtgtaattAAGTGTGAGTGAGAGTTCAtcgacacacacacattcacacacacacacacacacacacacacacacacacacacacacacacacacacacacacacacagtggtgtttgtgttgtgtggtgtgagtgagtgtgtggtgtgtagtgttTTGTGTGATGTACATCCGCTgccgtgtgtgtgagtgtgagtgagacagtgtgtgtgtgtgtctggtgtgtgtgtgtgtgaggtgggtggtgtgtaagtgtgtgtagtgagtgtgtgtgtgtgtgtgtgtcgtgtgtgtgtgagggagtgttgtacacaccacactcacacacacacacacacacacacacacacacacacacacacacacacaaacacacacacacacacacacacacacaatgcacacacacacacacacacacacacacacacacacacacacacacacacacacacacacacacacacatacacacacacacacacacacacacacaacacacacacacacacacacacacactcactctcacacacacacacacacacacacacacacatacacactcacacacaaacacacacacacacacacaccggtgtGAGTGAGAGTGgtggtgtgttgtgtgggtgAGTGTGAGTGTAGTTCAtgagtgcgagtgtgtgtgtagtgttgtGTAACACACTCACCatctacagcacacacacacagtgtgtggtgagtgttgtgtgtgtatgtgtgtgtaagtTGTACAGGAGAGTGTGtgtcacctgtgtgtgtgtgtgtacacacaacTCACAACatgagtgagagtgtgagtgtgtggtgtgtgaaggtgagtgtgtgtgtgtgtgtgtgtgagtgagagtgtgtgtgtgatgtgtgtgcgtagtgtggtgtgtgtgtaagTGTCAGGTGAGAgtgcgtcacacacacacactcacacacacacacacacacacacacattcacacacacacacacacacacacacactcacacacacacacacacacacacacacacacacacctctctcacacacacacactcacacacacactcacatcacacacacaaactcacacacacacactctcacacacacacacacacacaaacaaacactcacacacacacacacactgagagtgctgtggtgtgtgtggttcacacgcactcacactcacacacacacacacaatcacacaacacacacacacactctcacacacacacactcacacacacacacacacacacacacacacacacacacattcacactcacacacacacacacacacaccacacacacacacacacacacacacacacacacacacacacacaacactcacacagAACGATTCTCACACAAtcaacacacacatcacacacgccactaccaccacacacacacttcacacacacacacattcacacacacacacacacacacacacacacacacacacacacacacacacacacacacacacacacacacacacacactcacacacaccactcactcacacacacacacaaacactcatcTTGTCCTATGGTACCTGGATCGTTCTCCACGAACTGGAAAACGTCAGCAGAAAAGCGCTTTCTCCGCTATCTCGCCACTTAAATACcggtatattaaataataaataactgttttaaaagatttagttttattgttaatccaactaaaaataataaacttgaaaaaaatgaGGTAACGCAATTTTCCTCAGGCTGCAACACAATATTCATTCAAACcaaaatttaattgaaaaaaaagcgACTTATTTTccaacagtaaattatattttgtttccaCCCTCCCTGTTAATTAACCCGACTGTATGacttattaacaaaataatatttatttttactccgTTTTCAGTCGTTTTCTCTCGTCTCAAAACAAGTCTTCTCTCGCCTCTCTCAGTCTCGAGCAGGCGACCGTTGATGATCACGGCTTTGTTTCAGAGCCGCGAACTGTTCGAAATTCCCGCCCTATGAACTTCCCGACCAATCAGAACAGCAAAAGGCAATAGCCCGCGCGAaggtgtccacacacacacacacccacacccacacgcgcacacacacacacccacacccacacgcGCACACACAGCCTGACTGCTTCGCGCGCAATTTTCGTTCGTTAAACTCACAGCTTTTATGAAAGTTTGAAAAACaggaaaatgttatttatttatttatttatttgtttgtttgtttgtttgtttgttttacaaagaaCTAGAACAAAAGTTTTCAAGGTAATTCATTATATTAAGTTGCCGAgagcaaatatattatatatatatatattataagatatatatctatatattatatatacttatatatatatatatatatatatatatatataacatgttttctTTGTGATACGTTTCACAATCAATATATTGTACAGGGTATGTactatcaaaaaaacaaaaacaaaaaaaaaacactttaaaataaccaaaaagaaaaaagaaagacatactgtataaactgaaatattgtacagtgtttctctttacacacacatgcactcggAGAGGCTGGGATGCAATTGTATTCACAGAGACTGTTTTAGTAAGGAGGTATATTacaattagaaatgtattttttgaaaaGTCGGGAAATAGCATGTAGTCTGAAAACCCCATTGTTCACAATAAACGTTTagactgcctgtgtgtttgttttatttttttaaaacgtttttactttttacttaaaAGCGTTTTTCTGTGTGAAAAAACACCATTTTGTTATACAAGgttctatataataaataaaatgacctcCTGAAGCTTTGTGAATATTAGTGGTCCTGTTATTAAATTAGGTAATGATAAATCTGTTGTAATAGCAAGTGAATCCCAGCCAGTTCTCTCATTCTTATTGATTTGGCACAGTTCTGGAATAGTCACATTCAGTCGCTAATTATCATTAAAATGTGTCACAGTTAAACAGACCCCCTCCTGTGGCTCCAGGCTGGGGCTCATAttaactgtaacacacacactgggCTGGAAGGAAGCCGACAAAGAAAATGACTATCATATTcgaatctgttttctttttccatgtaCATCATACAtgttatcattattgttgttgttgtcgttgtcATCGTCGTTGTTGTTATAtattctctgtctctctccccagGGCAATAATCAGGAATCTTTCGTCCCAGTTGGGGTTTAATGGATAAGGGATATGGTTTTGAACTCTAGAGTCCTATTGCGAGGGCAGTTTGATTGTAACACATTGCTCAGTCTggtctctccgtctctctccacCCTCCCTTGCACCCCccaccctcccacacacaccTCTCtaactctttctctctcctcattaccccccccccccccccccccccccccccccccctcattccACGTGCACCAAAGAAGCCCCACCCGGGGACGTACGATTCATGAGACCCTTCGGGGGGGGACCCACCACTCACTCGCCCGCCCCCCCGCCTCCCTCGACGTTCCTCGGAGGGAGGGGGGCGGAGGAGGGGAGGGGCACAGGGCCGCTCAGCTCAGCCGTGGTGGTGATGATCCGGCTCTGGGATTGACCCTTCGGGCCCACTGTCTCCTCAACAGCCTTCTCgttctgcagagagagagggagagagagagagagagagagagagagagagagagagagagagagagagagagagagagagaggagagagagagagagagagagagagagagagagggaggagagaggggagagagagagagagagagagagagagagagagagggagaaggagagggagagagagagatcttaATTAACAGTTACagacactatcacacacacattCACCTAGACTCAcagtcacacactgacacagactgacacagacacacacagagacactgtctcagatctgtgtgctgcagtgtgctcACCCCGGCGCTAGGGGGAGCTCCGTTGCCGGAGGGGATGGAGAAGAGCTCGGTGAAGTTGGGCACCGAGTCGCTGATGAAGGTCACGTTTCCGTAGGCGTGGTGAGGGAAGGTCACACCTGGGCTCTCCACGATCCCGATCTGCGAGGTCCGCACGTGGTACGGGAAGTTCCTATTGGCAGCGGAGGGGCGCGTGATTATCTAGGAGGAGAGCCGGGGGTTAGCATGAAGCGCTCTGCTCAGCTGTCTTGCTGTTTAACATGGCTAGACTCGCACTGCAACTCTGCCTGGAGAGCGGTTCTCACCAGGAATACCATGTGGGCGTACAGGTGAATTCCCAGCTGAATCCCGTTCACAATCTTCTCCCGAGCCCACTTGGGAATGCCGAAGTTAGCGATGAGAGCCATGACCGGGACCGCGAAGAACCTAGAAGACAGACACGCGGACACAGggacacacagagacacggagACACGGACACAGAATGTCGTAGAAATGGAACAGTACAGTCCTCCTAACTTTCTGTGGTTTGACGTAAAGACCACAGTCTTGAAGGTCCAGACGGCCTACCCTCGTTTCGGGGCGCTGTTCTTACCAGAGTGTGTAGGCAGCGAAGAAAGGGACATAGAAAGCCTGCTTTTCAGGGTAACGCTTCAGAGTGACGAGAACGGCGTAGCAGAACCAGGTGCATCCGTCGGCTTGATACGACTTGAGGGCTGCTCGACTTTGGTGTGCCCATAGGATTGCTTGTTTGACGTGTCTTGCTAGCACTATTTGTATCGGTGGTCTCAGGACCCACAGTTGTATGTGGTGAGACagaaactggagagagagagagagagagagagagagagagagagagagagagagatagagagagcgagACTCACCGCGACTGCTGTCTGTGTGTAAAAACCAGAAACTATAGAGTGACTGCAACTATAGCAGATACCCAacaacatggtgtctatataaagtgctgatctagtgcactggcattgcctgctgtgggctgggcagagcctcgctgtgctgagctgtacacagggcaatgctggcaggaccgcactgtataacactgatataaaaccctgtacagaactacagcagctacccaacatggtgtctatataaagtgctgatccagtgcgctggcattgcctgctgtgtgctgggcagagcctcgctgtgctgtgctgtacacagggcaatgctggcaggacctctctgtataacactgatataaaatcctgtacagaactacagcagctacccaacatggtgtctatataaagtgctgATCCAGTGTGCTGGCagtgcctgctgtgtgctgggcagagcctcgctgtgctgtgctgtacacagggcaatgctgacaggaccgcactgtataacactgatataaaaccctgtacagaactacagcaatGCTTACCTCAGCCTCGGAGATAAACAGGATGACGTGTGTGATGGTATAGAGGGTCATGTAGACTGACAGCTTCACTGAGCCACTGTGACTGATGCGACCCCTAAGATAGAGCCAGGGACACACACTGGTAATATCAGAGACACAGGGGCtccacttataataataataataataatactaatagagttactgttttctgtttcatGTATGAGATCCTGGTCAAGTCATCTATAAAAATGCTCAATATTCTCGTTTTAGAAATTCTAAACGAACgttttcacaaaaaaatcttTCCTTGCAGCACTTCCCCCTAGTGTCATATTTCATATCTCATAGCCACATTTCTTACATTCACTAGGGGgcagggtggtggtggtggtggtggggggggggggggggggggggcaggttgcCTAGGTAACGCGACGGGCTGTTTGAAAGGTCGGACTCTTTGGTTTCTGTCTCCCCTGTGAGCAGCGCCTCCTACCTGGTGACTGTGAATCCTTTCCCCAGCAGAATGAGCAGCAGCAGGAAGATGAGGAAACTGACGGAGAACAAGAGCT
This window of the Polyodon spathula isolate WHYD16114869_AA chromosome 24, ASM1765450v1, whole genome shotgun sequence genome carries:
- the tmem145 gene encoding LOW QUALITY PROTEIN: transmembrane protein 145 (The sequence of the model RefSeq protein was modified relative to this genomic sequence to represent the inferred CDS: substituted 2 bases at 2 genomic stop codons) is translated as MEPSLVLRRLHVFHLLVAAALLSAATLSLGKYVKGNLNTKEDWVFLTRFCFLTDFGRLEFRFRYPESRCCQNILLYFDDSTQWPAVYKKNNQVRESESESVRARVSLQVEEGSRYLTCLGGRSFRSVRERWWYIALSKCGGDGLELEYEMKLTNGNSFWTKHFSADEFGILETDITFLIIFTGVFILSCXLRLXASSLSVYILKGRQLLHTTYKMFMTAAGVEALSLMLFCIYWGLYANDGVGNSSLKMLAKLLFSVSFLIFLLLLILLGKGFTVTRGRISHSGSVKLSVYMTLYTITHVILFISEAEVSIAVVLYRVLYQCYTVRSCQHCPVYSTAQRGSAQHTAGTASTLDQHFIYRAALKSYQADGCTWFCYAVLVTLKRYPEKQAFYVPFFAAYTLWFFAVPVMALIANFGIPKWAREKIVNGIQLGIHLYAHMVFLIITRPSAANRNFPYHVRTSQIGIVESPGVTFPHHAYGNVTFISDSVPNFTELFSIPSGNGAPPSAGNEKAVEETVGPKGQSQSRIITTTAELSGPVPLPSSAPLPPRNVEGGGGAGE